One window of the Campylobacter showae CSUNSWCD genome contains the following:
- a CDS encoding anaerobic C4-dicarboxylate transporter, with protein sequence MEFLTSLSESTQFTLQLIVVLGCLFYGAKKGGMALGVLGGIGLVILVFAFGMKPGKPAVDVILTILAVVVASATLQAAGGLDVMLQIAEKALRKHPKLVCYLAPICGWTLTVLCGTGHTVYTLLPIIYDVSMKSGIRPERPLAATTISSQLAIIASPVSVAGVSMVAVLLGTGTVHIEGFTSYVDLLKVTIPSTFLGVLCIGTYSVFRGKDLDKDPEFQAKIADPEQKKYIYGSDESHSLIGVKLPAKQWNVMWIFLATIAIVAVLGYYKQLRPSWTSDVPGKSIEIVVDKKVVKNITVKDGQVVSTVDDSKVVSNVKDNKVKDATKFTNVEVLDKDKKVTQTIVLQDGNVVITKEGKTETVANASIVVKDTMKKTAPLGMVDTIQIFMLLAASIMMIYSGIKAAKIAQNEIFHSGMVALVAIYGISWMAETMFHSHIEMLKGSLGEVMRAYPWMYIVVGMLISKFLNSQAAAAATFVPLAVQIGIDPGVIIAFATACYGYFILPTYPSDLAAVQFDRSGTTHIGKYVINHSFIIPGFIGVFSSCAVGWVLANLYGFIK encoded by the coding sequence ATGGAATTTCTAACCAGTTTGAGTGAAAGCACTCAGTTCACTCTCCAACTAATCGTAGTGCTCGGATGTCTATTCTACGGTGCTAAAAAAGGCGGTATGGCGCTAGGTGTACTAGGCGGCATCGGTCTTGTTATCTTGGTATTTGCATTCGGTATGAAGCCTGGCAAACCGGCAGTAGACGTCATCCTAACGATCCTAGCCGTCGTCGTAGCATCTGCTACGCTTCAAGCTGCTGGTGGTCTTGATGTTATGCTTCAGATCGCTGAAAAAGCGCTTAGAAAGCATCCAAAACTAGTCTGTTATCTTGCGCCGATTTGCGGCTGGACACTAACGGTGCTATGTGGTACTGGTCACACAGTTTATACACTTTTACCGATCATCTATGATGTATCAATGAAAAGCGGTATCCGTCCGGAAAGACCGCTGGCTGCGACTACGATCTCGTCACAACTTGCTATTATCGCAAGCCCTGTTTCAGTTGCTGGTGTGTCTATGGTTGCTGTTCTTCTTGGTACTGGCACAGTTCATATTGAGGGCTTTACAAGCTATGTTGATCTATTAAAAGTTACCATTCCTTCTACATTTTTGGGCGTGCTCTGTATAGGAACTTACTCAGTATTTAGAGGCAAGGATCTTGATAAAGACCCAGAATTTCAGGCAAAAATAGCCGATCCAGAACAAAAAAAATATATATATGGTTCTGATGAGTCTCATTCGCTAATCGGCGTAAAACTTCCTGCTAAACAGTGGAACGTGATGTGGATATTCCTAGCTACTATCGCTATCGTGGCGGTTCTAGGCTACTATAAACAACTCCGCCCTAGCTGGACTAGCGACGTCCCTGGCAAATCTATCGAAATTGTAGTAGATAAAAAAGTAGTTAAAAACATCACCGTAAAAGACGGTCAAGTAGTATCTACCGTAGATGATAGCAAAGTCGTCTCAAACGTAAAAGACAATAAAGTAAAAGACGCTACTAAATTTACGAATGTAGAAGTTCTAGATAAAGACAAAAAAGTAACTCAAACTATCGTACTTCAAGACGGCAACGTCGTCATAACCAAAGAGGGTAAAACCGAAACCGTCGCAAACGCTAGTATCGTAGTAAAAGATACTATGAAAAAGACTGCGCCCCTAGGTATGGTCGATACGATCCAAATTTTCATGCTACTGGCCGCGTCCATCATGATGATCTACTCAGGCATCAAGGCTGCTAAGATCGCTCAAAACGAGATCTTCCACAGCGGTATGGTCGCGCTCGTAGCGATCTACGGCATCAGCTGGATGGCTGAAACAATGTTCCACTCTCACATCGAGATGCTAAAAGGCTCGCTAGGAGAGGTGATGAGAGCCTATCCGTGGATGTATATCGTAGTAGGTATGCTGATTTCTAAGTTCCTAAACTCTCAAGCTGCTGCTGCTGCGACTTTCGTGCCGCTTGCTGTTCAGATCGGCATTGATCCAGGTGTTATTATTGCGTTTGCAACTGCTTGCTATGGATACTTCATTCTACCAACATATCCAAGCGACCTTGCAGCTGTTCAGTTTGACCGCTCAGGTACAACACATATTGGCAAATATGTAATCAACCACAGCTTTATCATCCCAGGCTTTATCGGCGTGTTTAGTTCGTGTGCAGTGGGTTGGGTGTTAGCTAACCTATACGGATTTATTAAATAA